The genomic stretch TTCTCAAAGCTTTTGCGGCAACGATTTTCTGTGTCTATAAGACTAGCGTTCAAGTTTAAGCGTGCTGTGCTTATACGAAAAAAGCTGACCAATCCGGTCAGCTTTTTCTTATTGTTTCGTTAATGTAATGGGCTCATCGTCCTCATCCACAGGATTTGTTATTCTAATAACATCCTTGCTTTTCTGTTCAAATCCAAGAACTGCACTTTCGCCTTCATATGTAAGGGTAAGTTCATTCCCTTCATCATTGATGCTGTACTCCATTTTCATATCGCCTGCATATTCATCGACCAGAGTAGCTGTTCCGTCGTCAGAGAACATAAAAGTAAGAGAATCACCATATGAATCTCCACCTTTCCATGTCCCTTCAATATTCGGTTTTCCACATGCTGCTAAGATGATGACCATTAGCAGAAGCATGCCAATAAGTGTTTTTTTCATTGCAATCTCTCCAATACATAACTATGTAATAATTTCACACTTTTACTATGTTAAGGATTTTGAGAAAGCATCGCAAGACTTTTTTCTTATAAATACGAGCATGAAGAGGGTATTTATGACTAAATCTCTGCCTTAGCTTGTGACTCAATCATCTACCTCCACTAGAAACAGTCTATCCTTAAACCCGCCTCGTTCCAGCTTCTTCTGCTGACGCACTTGCTCTACCTCTTCATATGTAATACCTTGGTTCTCTAGCATCATATATAATACTTCTGCTAAATCTGCTGCTTCTTCTACTATTTCTGTTCTTTTCTCCGCATTTCTGATCAAGTATTCTTACTTCAGGAACCCTGCCAGTCTGTTCAATAATCTGAGGTATATGATCACGGACTAATTTGTATGTGCTGAGACCTCTTAATTAAAATTGTTTATCTGGATTACCGCTTTCTATGACTTCTTTTCTCTATTATAACGAGCCTTCTAAGCTAGCAAATAACAAAAAGCCAGAAAGGGGTACTCCCTCTCTAGCTTAGGTTATTAGCTATTTTGTATCAGTTTTAAGAACACCTCAATTGCATCCCCAAACACATCTTCATCAATATCAAATTTCGGATGGTGGTGCGGATACTGACTTTTCTCTCCTTGCATACCGACCTTAATGAATACCCCCGGGATTTTCTGTAAGTAATAAGAAAAATCTTCTGAGCCCATTACCGGCTCGAGCTCTTCGTATCGTTCTGTACCAAATGTTTCTTGCAGTACTTTTTCTGCAAATGCAGCTTCTTGTTCATCGTTGATGAGCGGTGGTGTGCCAACGATGAAGTCAACTTCTGCTGTGGCGCCGAATGATTCACAGATGCCGGTCGTTAGCTTGGTAATCTGTTCTTGGATTATTTGCACCGCTTCTGTAGAGAAGGAGCGCATGGTCCCGATGATTTTAGCTGCGTCTGGAATTACATTGTACGTGTTACCTGCTTCTATTTTTCCGACAGAGATGACGCTCGCGTCCATTGGATTAAGCTTACGACTGATAATGCTTTGCAAAGCTTGGATAACATGTGTTGCGATATAGATAGGATCTACTGTCAAATGCGGTGTTGAAGCATGGCCGCCGGAACCTTGAATTTTAATCTCAAAGTCGTCTACAGATGCCATCATTGCACCAGGACGCGTACCAAATTGACCTTTCGCCAAACCTGCATCTACATGGATACCGTAGATGCTGTCCACACCTTCCAGTACCCCTTCTTTGATCAGTTTATCTGCACCGCTTGGCGAAGCCTCTTCGGAAGATTGGAACAGAAGTACGATGTTAGGTTCTACTTTCTCACGATGCTGCGAAATCCACTCTGCTACCGCCAGCAGGATAGCTGTATGTCCATCATGGCCGCACATATGAGAAATACCATGATGTTTAGAAATATAAGGTTTGTCGCCTTCTTCTACTATCGGGAGGGCATCCATATCCGCACGAAGCGCAATTGTTTTATCTCCCTTTGTACCTTTCACATAACCAACAACACTTGGCGGCTGATAATCTAGTATCTCAATGCCAAGTTTTTCAAGTCTAGCTTGGACATACTTTCCTGTTTCATATTCTTCTCCAGAAAGCTCTGGATATTGGTGCAAATGACGACGATCTTGAATCGCCTGTTCAATTAATCTTTCAGATACCATAACGATTTACTCCTTCTATTAAAACGGTCCGTATTGGATTGCTTGTGCCACAATCAAAGTGATAATGGCAATACCTATCTGTATAAAGAAAAACGGTAAAAACCATTTGACCCATTTGCCATAACCAATACCGGCAATTGCCAGCAGTGCAATGATATTACCAGTTGGCAAAATCATGTTCGAGATTCCATCACCAAATTGATAAGCCAATACCGCTGTTTGTCTTGTTACACCGATCATATCGGATAATGGCGCCATCAATGGCATGGTGAGTGCTGCTTGTCCACTACCAGATGGAACAAAGAAGTTAATTCCCATCTGTAAAAACAGCATGCCTACAGCAGATAATGCAGCCGGAATAGTTTCTAACGCATTGGCAGCGTGATACAAGAAAGTATCCATCATACCGGATGTATTAAAAATAACGAGAATTGCCT from Terribacillus sp. DMT04 encodes the following:
- a CDS encoding phosphoribosyl-ATP pyrophosphohydrolase, with the translated sequence MIRNAEKRTEIVEEAADLAEVLYMMLENQGITYEEVEQVRQQKKLERGGFKDRLFLVEVDD
- a CDS encoding M20 family metallopeptidase; protein product: MVSERLIEQAIQDRRHLHQYPELSGEEYETGKYVQARLEKLGIEILDYQPPSVVGYVKGTKGDKTIALRADMDALPIVEEGDKPYISKHHGISHMCGHDGHTAILLAVAEWISQHREKVEPNIVLLFQSSEEASPSGADKLIKEGVLEGVDSIYGIHVDAGLAKGQFGTRPGAMMASVDDFEIKIQGSGGHASTPHLTVDPIYIATHVIQALQSIISRKLNPMDASVISVGKIEAGNTYNVIPDAAKIIGTMRSFSTEAVQIIQEQITKLTTGICESFGATAEVDFIVGTPPLINDEQEAAFAEKVLQETFGTERYEELEPVMGSEDFSYYLQKIPGVFIKVGMQGEKSQYPHHHPKFDIDEDVFGDAIEVFLKLIQNS